A part of Arenicella chitinivorans genomic DNA contains:
- a CDS encoding LPS-assembly protein LptD, which produces MNLKSLYRKRGIALASVAVFIFWSGVVQGACKGQNCVCKPSELQFKTPSLAKNSEGKYPISLEANEVEAQGEDLVMLSGDAEVQQGRQTIVADRIRYYRSSERVIAQGQVEMISENGDYLSSDEIDVHVPTQIGSMTNTEFKLSEGLESEDGIDTAFIESRGSADKLHLEGEGVVRLERARYTTCPEGNDSVIVGARELELDRTAGVGKARGATVRFKGVPIFYAPYLSFPLNDERKTGLLTPGFGSDQDSGNIIEVPWYWNIAKNQDATITPRYYTDRGMQVGVEYRHQSLNSATYIYGDFLPGDDFYRAEQEQQNIITGQPDAEIDDDRAYLTIRHRQQFTDSLYGEVNYNDVSDIDYFDDLRNDIQYYSATYVPRDVQLAYSNPYFRMSVRANEYQVIDDSISGIVTPYERLPSVGFSSNLPEGPWGLNYGLNASYTSFGSDTRLEGSRTSMNPYVELPMENIWGYVKPRVSVYSRSYSLDLDTDEFDDNPSSTVPVFSVDSGVVFERNASWFGDGALQTLEPRVYYVYAPEEDQDELPLFDTAAVALNNFSGIFRENRFYGDDRVGDTNQVTIGVTTRILDNESGDQRLKASIGQLVLLEDQEQGLRASSPVQESGLGDLLAELQTESNGPWSTYTFLQYDHDESELRTARFSVGYRPDDDDRKNVSVGYYRSDFGTRVVDQLAVSANWPISDRWQFFGSERYSVEDSESLETTVGLEYNACCWKLRFIGTDRIHNRNIEDKRTSFFVELELTSLGRIRTGL; this is translated from the coding sequence GTGAATTTGAAATCACTTTATAGGAAACGAGGCATTGCACTCGCAAGTGTCGCAGTATTTATATTCTGGTCGGGCGTGGTGCAGGGCGCATGTAAAGGCCAGAACTGCGTATGTAAGCCATCCGAGCTGCAGTTTAAGACACCATCTCTGGCCAAAAATTCGGAAGGCAAGTATCCGATTTCATTAGAAGCAAACGAGGTGGAGGCGCAAGGTGAAGACCTGGTGATGTTGTCTGGCGATGCGGAAGTTCAGCAGGGACGACAAACCATTGTGGCCGACCGTATTCGTTACTACCGATCCTCTGAGCGAGTCATTGCGCAGGGGCAGGTGGAAATGATCTCCGAGAATGGCGATTACCTTTCCAGTGATGAGATCGATGTGCATGTGCCGACTCAGATTGGCAGCATGACCAACACCGAGTTTAAATTGTCTGAGGGTTTAGAGTCGGAAGATGGGATTGATACGGCGTTTATCGAGTCACGCGGCTCGGCAGACAAACTACATTTAGAAGGTGAAGGTGTGGTGCGGCTGGAGCGGGCCAGATACACCACCTGCCCAGAAGGCAACGACAGCGTCATTGTTGGCGCGCGTGAGTTGGAGCTAGATCGTACCGCCGGGGTTGGTAAGGCGCGTGGCGCGACAGTGCGGTTTAAGGGCGTGCCTATTTTTTACGCGCCGTATTTATCTTTTCCGTTGAATGATGAGCGCAAAACCGGCTTGCTAACACCTGGATTTGGTTCGGATCAAGATTCTGGCAATATCATTGAAGTGCCTTGGTACTGGAACATTGCAAAGAACCAAGATGCCACCATTACGCCGCGCTACTACACAGATCGTGGAATGCAGGTTGGGGTTGAATATCGCCACCAGTCGCTGAATTCCGCGACGTATATTTATGGTGATTTTCTGCCGGGCGATGATTTTTATCGTGCAGAGCAGGAACAACAGAACATTATTACTGGGCAGCCGGACGCCGAAATCGATGATGATCGTGCCTACTTGACCATTCGTCATCGCCAGCAGTTCACCGATAGTTTGTACGGTGAGGTCAATTATAATGATGTGTCAGACATCGATTACTTCGATGACTTGCGCAATGATATCCAATACTACTCTGCGACCTATGTGCCACGTGATGTGCAGTTGGCGTACTCTAATCCGTATTTTCGTATGAGTGTTCGAGCCAACGAGTATCAGGTTATCGATGACAGTATCTCCGGTATCGTGACGCCGTATGAGCGATTGCCGTCAGTCGGTTTTTCATCGAATCTGCCGGAGGGACCCTGGGGCTTAAATTATGGATTGAATGCGAGCTACACCAGCTTTGGTTCGGATACCCGTCTTGAAGGTTCACGAACCTCCATGAATCCGTATGTGGAATTGCCGATGGAGAATATCTGGGGTTATGTGAAACCACGGGTTTCAGTGTACTCACGTAGCTACAGTCTGGATCTCGACACTGATGAATTCGATGATAACCCGTCTTCAACGGTTCCGGTATTTAGCGTTGATTCAGGGGTCGTATTTGAGCGCAATGCTAGTTGGTTTGGCGACGGCGCACTGCAAACACTGGAGCCACGCGTCTACTATGTTTATGCGCCGGAAGAGGACCAGGATGAATTACCGCTTTTCGACACAGCAGCGGTGGCCTTGAATAATTTCAGTGGGATTTTCCGTGAAAACCGCTTTTATGGTGATGACCGCGTCGGTGATACCAACCAAGTAACAATCGGTGTTACGACTCGAATTCTGGACAATGAATCGGGTGATCAGCGTCTGAAGGCTTCAATTGGTCAGTTGGTGCTGCTGGAAGACCAGGAACAGGGCTTGCGCGCGTCTTCGCCTGTACAAGAGAGTGGTTTGGGTGATTTGTTGGCCGAGTTGCAAACTGAATCCAACGGCCCGTGGTCAACCTACACTTTCCTGCAATACGATCACGACGAGAGTGAGTTGCGCACCGCGCGTTTCTCGGTTGGGTATCGACCTGACGACGATGATCGCAAGAATGTGAGTGTTGGTTACTATCGATCAGATTTTGGCACTCGAGTGGTGGATCAGTTGGCCGTGTCTGCCAATTGGCCAATTTCAGACCGTTGGCAGTTTTTTGGCTCTGAGCGTTATTCTGTGGAGGACTCAGAAAGCTTAGAAACCACCGTCGGGCTAGAGTATAACGCCTGCTGCTGGAAACTTCGGTTTATCGGCACAGACCGAATTCATAATCGTAATATCGAAGACAAGCGAACTTCCTTTTTTGTGGAGTTGGAACTAACGTCACTGGGTCGCATCCGAACAGGTTTATAA
- a CDS encoding aminoglycoside phosphotransferase family protein, which translates to MDPRFLQAREWATQQTGYLTSPIQSMQAASVDASFRRYFRIITAQQRCILMDAPPEQENVTKFVQNADALRAIQVKTPTIYARDDKNGFLLLEDFGDTTYLSALTQCNLAPDTLYRQAIDSLVQIQSGPRLTPTALSLPAYDADWLSMEFDLFREWYVERHLGVELIPKHVAILSALKTTLVDACLEQPQTWVHRDFHSRNLMLIDGDQPGVLDFQDMVTGPLTYDIASLLKDCYVAWPRTQQMAWLASYWQRASMQLKLPDIDFATLTRWYDFTALQRHMKVLGIFCRLNYRDQKPHYMNDLPLVANYVLDTLARYPDFCPVQEALGDLIAQAANA; encoded by the coding sequence TTGGACCCTCGTTTCTTACAGGCCCGCGAATGGGCAACCCAGCAAACCGGCTATCTGACCTCGCCCATTCAGTCGATGCAAGCCGCATCTGTCGACGCTAGTTTTCGACGTTATTTCCGCATTATCACAGCCCAACAGCGTTGCATACTGATGGATGCGCCGCCAGAGCAGGAAAATGTGACTAAATTCGTACAAAACGCAGATGCATTGCGCGCTATCCAAGTAAAAACACCAACCATCTATGCACGAGATGACAAAAACGGTTTTTTGTTGCTGGAAGATTTTGGAGACACAACGTATTTATCCGCTTTGACACAGTGCAATCTCGCACCCGACACACTTTACCGCCAAGCGATCGACAGTCTGGTTCAAATACAGTCCGGTCCACGGCTAACCCCAACAGCACTGTCATTGCCTGCTTACGATGCAGATTGGCTATCAATGGAATTTGACCTGTTCCGTGAATGGTATGTCGAGCGCCATCTCGGCGTCGAGTTAATACCGAAACACGTCGCCATCCTGTCGGCCCTGAAAACCACGTTGGTTGACGCCTGCCTCGAGCAGCCCCAAACCTGGGTGCATCGCGACTTCCATTCTCGCAACCTCATGCTGATTGACGGCGACCAACCGGGTGTATTAGATTTTCAAGACATGGTGACTGGTCCTCTGACCTACGACATTGCTTCGTTACTCAAAGACTGTTATGTCGCCTGGCCCAGAACGCAACAAATGGCCTGGCTGGCGAGTTACTGGCAGCGCGCATCAATGCAGTTAAAACTGCCCGATATCGACTTTGCCACACTGACGCGCTGGTATGATTTTACTGCACTGCAACGCCACATGAAGGTGTTGGGCATTTTTTGCCGCTTGAACTACCGCGACCAAAAACCACACTATATGAACGACCTACCTCTGGTGGCAAATTACGTGCTCGATACCTTGGCGAGGTATCCAGACTTTTGCCCCGTTCAAGAGGCTTTGGGTGACTTAATCGCACAAGCAGCAAACGCATGA
- the murU gene encoding N-acetylmuramate alpha-1-phosphate uridylyltransferase MurU, which yields MSKTRQVNQTTVLILAAGRGARMRELTQHTPKPLIKLGQHSLIEHHLMRLAALGFKDIVINIAYLAEQISAALGDGSRYGLRIRYSDESSTGALETAGGIANALPLLKSDHFIVINSDIYTDFDYRQLLDVTDHHAHLVLVPNPAHNPLGDFGLTQQGIVVRKKSPEPTYTFSGIARYAKLLFSDVPVKKQPLSPVFDTLIQQGTLHGCLYNGLWQDVGTPERLKEIEQEQPLTTESENNPALDV from the coding sequence ATGAGCAAGACACGACAAGTCAATCAGACGACTGTGTTAATTCTTGCCGCTGGGCGCGGGGCGCGCATGCGTGAACTGACGCAACATACTCCTAAACCACTGATTAAGTTAGGCCAACACAGTCTTATTGAGCATCACTTGATGCGCCTCGCAGCACTCGGATTCAAAGATATTGTGATCAATATTGCGTATTTGGCTGAACAGATATCGGCTGCATTGGGTGATGGTTCACGCTACGGCTTGCGGATTCGCTATTCCGATGAATCCAGCACCGGCGCGTTAGAGACCGCGGGCGGCATTGCCAACGCGTTACCTCTACTCAAAAGCGACCACTTTATTGTGATTAATTCAGACATCTACACCGACTTCGATTATCGGCAACTGCTGGACGTAACGGACCATCACGCACATCTGGTTTTGGTGCCAAACCCGGCGCATAACCCGCTAGGCGACTTCGGCCTCACCCAACAAGGTATCGTGGTGCGCAAAAAATCACCTGAACCGACCTACACATTTAGTGGCATCGCGCGCTATGCGAAATTACTGTTTAGCGACGTACCGGTCAAAAAGCAGCCGCTGTCACCCGTATTCGACACACTCATTCAACAAGGCACATTGCACGGTTGCCTGTACAACGGTTTATGGCAGGATGTTGGCACGCCGGAACGGTTGAAGGAAATTGAACAAGAACAGCCACTTACAACTGAGTCAGAAAACAATCCAGCACTTGACGTTTAA
- the lipB gene encoding lipoyl(octanoyl) transferase LipB — MTVIQSLSPRATRQVTSGSGHRLLVREFGLVPYEAAYQAMCEHVANADPQDLDEVWLVEHAPVYTQGTACQLDPLLPSAVPVVKTDRGGQITYHGPGQMVMYPLLRLKRYGIGVKSLVHGLEQCVIDTLSLHRVKGDRRDDAPGVYVDGAKIAALGLRIRRGMSYHGLSFNLRMDMQPFKNIDPCGYQGLVVTQLSELNDQFDSEQVKRQVLDCFLTQL, encoded by the coding sequence ATGACCGTGATTCAGTCGTTAAGTCCACGTGCTACCCGGCAGGTGACCTCTGGCAGTGGTCATCGGCTGTTGGTGCGTGAGTTTGGGCTGGTACCGTATGAAGCCGCCTACCAGGCTATGTGTGAACATGTGGCCAATGCCGACCCGCAGGACCTCGACGAGGTGTGGCTGGTTGAGCATGCTCCGGTCTACACACAAGGTACGGCGTGTCAGCTTGATCCGTTATTACCCAGCGCCGTTCCGGTGGTGAAAACAGATCGCGGGGGACAGATTACCTATCATGGTCCGGGTCAGATGGTCATGTATCCGTTGCTGCGCTTGAAGCGCTATGGTATTGGCGTGAAGTCGCTGGTGCATGGGCTGGAGCAATGTGTTATCGACACCTTGAGTTTGCACCGTGTTAAAGGTGACCGACGAGATGATGCGCCAGGTGTGTACGTTGACGGTGCGAAAATTGCCGCGCTAGGATTGCGGATTAGGCGCGGAATGAGTTACCACGGGCTCAGTTTCAATTTGCGTATGGATATGCAGCCTTTTAAGAACATCGACCCATGTGGATATCAAGGGTTGGTGGTCACACAGTTATCTGAGCTGAATGATCAGTTCGACTCGGAACAGGTTAAACGTCAAGTGCTGGATTGTTTTCTGACTCAGTTGTAA
- a CDS encoding DUF493 domain-containing protein, translating to MSSDATIPGPEAKDGFDLIEYPCDFAFKAMCRADPMQSALDHIQDLISPLVTAEALLDMQSNESRTGKFESVTAKVRLESRDQLESIYLIIGQSKRVVMTL from the coding sequence ATGAGTAGCGACGCAACCATTCCCGGCCCAGAAGCCAAAGATGGCTTTGATCTGATCGAATATCCTTGCGACTTTGCGTTTAAAGCAATGTGTCGCGCAGACCCTATGCAGTCAGCGCTTGATCACATACAAGATTTGATTTCGCCGTTGGTGACGGCGGAGGCGTTGCTGGATATGCAGTCAAACGAGAGCCGTACTGGTAAATTTGAGTCTGTGACGGCCAAGGTTCGACTGGAGAGTCGAGACCAGTTGGAGTCGATCTACCTGATAATTGGCCAGTCCAAACGCGTCGTTATGACCCTCTAA
- a CDS encoding D-alanyl-D-alanine carboxypeptidase family protein encodes MMAVLPVHAQQTEVVAGSLPAPEIEATAWVLMEMNSGAVVTGHNPDLPLPPASITKLMMNYVVFERLRDGDVSLSDQVPISEKAWRAEGSRMFADVNTRIELAHLLKSTIIQSGNDAAIALAEYTGGTEHAFAQLMNQAAAKLELTHSHFENSTGLPAEGHAMSAHDIAKLAAAIIREYPEFYSWYAEKEYTHNNITQRNRNRLLWKDDSVDGLKTGHTEAAGFCLVASAQRGSERWIAVVLGSESERTREQQVLTLLNFGFAAYDAQRAVKASDELVTARVYGGTVDEVTLRPMQSMDVVVPQGQRDNLRTEFHHSPYFEAPIADGAPLGMASIMLGDTVIADVPLIASTGVAEGGWWKSLVDSIKLSTHKLFSE; translated from the coding sequence ATGATGGCTGTATTGCCAGTCCATGCGCAGCAGACAGAGGTGGTTGCGGGCTCCTTACCGGCACCAGAGATCGAGGCGACCGCCTGGGTGTTAATGGAGATGAACAGCGGGGCGGTGGTCACGGGTCACAACCCCGACTTGCCTTTGCCGCCAGCCAGTATCACCAAGTTGATGATGAATTATGTGGTGTTTGAGCGTCTTCGTGATGGCGATGTATCGCTGTCCGATCAGGTGCCGATCAGTGAAAAGGCGTGGCGTGCCGAAGGTTCTCGGATGTTCGCCGATGTTAATACCCGGATCGAGCTGGCGCATTTGTTGAAGAGCACCATCATTCAGTCGGGTAATGACGCAGCAATCGCCCTGGCGGAATACACGGGTGGTACCGAACACGCATTTGCGCAGCTGATGAATCAGGCCGCTGCCAAGCTTGAATTGACGCACTCACATTTTGAGAACAGCACGGGTTTGCCAGCTGAAGGACACGCGATGTCGGCGCATGATATTGCCAAGCTGGCGGCAGCCATTATTCGGGAGTATCCAGAGTTCTACTCTTGGTACGCCGAAAAAGAATACACACACAATAATATAACGCAGCGAAATCGTAATCGTTTGCTGTGGAAAGACGACAGTGTCGATGGTTTAAAAACTGGGCATACTGAGGCCGCTGGCTTTTGTCTGGTTGCCAGCGCGCAGCGCGGCAGTGAACGCTGGATCGCGGTGGTGCTCGGGTCTGAAAGTGAGCGTACCCGGGAACAGCAGGTGTTGACATTGTTGAATTTCGGGTTTGCGGCCTACGACGCGCAACGCGCGGTAAAAGCGTCCGACGAGTTGGTCACCGCTCGAGTCTACGGGGGGACTGTTGACGAAGTAACACTGCGGCCTATGCAGTCGATGGACGTGGTGGTGCCACAAGGGCAGCGCGACAATCTGCGTACTGAGTTTCACCATAGCCCGTACTTTGAAGCGCCGATCGCTGACGGCGCACCTCTGGGGATGGCAAGTATTATGCTTGGTGATACCGTAATTGCCGATGTGCCATTGATTGCATCGACGGGTGTGGCCGAGGGCGGTTGGTGGAAAAGCCTGGTTGATTCTATTAAGCTGAGTACCCATAAACTGTTTTCAGAGTAA
- the mltB gene encoding lytic murein transglycosylase B: MKKIVVIALAVIAHGWWSQVAAISLDDHAQLRAVAEELVAQNYYSRAELDAIFKDVEIQQSVLDAMMNPAEYRLTWGKYRKIFLGQERIQQGVEFWQEHAETLARAEKEYGVPASVIVAIIGVETKFGRIVGKHKVLDSLTTLSVGYPRRSKFFTKELKEFLLLAKENNLDPHAIVGSYAGAVGYPQFISSSYRHYAVDFSGDGVTDLMSQPVDAIGSVANYLKRNGWQPGGAITSTAHQKVAEPVAELANRNRKTPYIAADLRKLGAEIGASVAANERLNVLMLDASEIVPDDDQRDYYIVRAGDTACQIAERFSVPCKQLFSLNKLNKRGTIYRGQRLKLPASVVRNTPRSQRVSKPITESSKWVVSQPAAESHSAQIGESQSAYVPMPRYFYTHPNFYAITEYNHSVLYAMAVHDLSVAIARAYTN, encoded by the coding sequence ATGAAAAAAATTGTTGTCATCGCTTTGGCAGTAATCGCACACGGTTGGTGGTCTCAGGTTGCCGCAATCAGCTTAGATGACCATGCGCAATTGCGTGCTGTGGCAGAGGAACTGGTCGCGCAGAATTACTATTCCAGAGCAGAGCTGGACGCGATTTTTAAGGACGTCGAAATACAGCAATCGGTACTGGACGCGATGATGAACCCCGCTGAGTATCGATTGACCTGGGGTAAATATCGCAAAATATTTCTTGGGCAAGAGCGTATCCAACAGGGTGTTGAGTTTTGGCAGGAGCATGCTGAGACACTGGCTCGCGCAGAAAAAGAATATGGCGTACCGGCGAGCGTGATAGTCGCTATCATTGGGGTTGAGACCAAGTTTGGACGCATTGTCGGTAAGCACAAAGTGCTGGACAGCCTTACTACTCTCTCGGTCGGCTATCCGCGGCGCAGCAAATTTTTCACCAAAGAGTTAAAGGAGTTTCTGCTTCTCGCCAAAGAAAATAATCTAGACCCGCATGCCATAGTGGGGTCCTATGCGGGCGCAGTTGGTTATCCACAATTTATTTCCAGTAGTTACCGTCACTACGCAGTCGACTTTTCTGGTGATGGTGTGACTGACTTGATGTCACAGCCAGTGGATGCAATCGGGAGTGTGGCAAATTACTTAAAACGCAACGGATGGCAACCGGGTGGTGCGATTACCTCCACTGCGCACCAGAAGGTCGCGGAACCAGTTGCAGAATTAGCTAATCGAAATCGAAAAACGCCTTATATCGCCGCAGATCTACGCAAATTGGGTGCCGAAATTGGGGCCAGCGTAGCCGCGAACGAGCGGCTTAATGTGCTTATGTTAGATGCCAGCGAAATAGTGCCGGATGACGATCAACGGGACTACTATATTGTGCGTGCCGGTGATACCGCGTGTCAGATCGCAGAGCGGTTTTCAGTTCCTTGTAAACAGTTGTTTTCGCTGAATAAACTAAATAAGCGCGGGACTATTTACCGTGGTCAGCGTTTAAAACTGCCGGCGTCGGTGGTACGCAACACACCGCGAAGTCAGCGGGTCTCTAAACCTATAACCGAGTCCAGTAAATGGGTCGTGAGTCAGCCAGCAGCGGAATCGCACTCAGCGCAGATTGGTGAATCACAGTCAGCGTATGTACCGATGCCGCGTTATTTCTATACGCACCCAAATTTTTATGCCATTACCGAGTACAATCACAGCGTGTTATACGCGATGGCTGTGCACGATTTGAGTGTCGCGATTGCGCGCGCCTATACGAATTAA
- the rodA gene encoding rod shape-determining protein RodA — translation MFRVKVDLPLLFGLLMLCGGSLLILWSAGGENPRIVMNQAIRMVVAMIGMMVIAQIRTDTLFRWSPYLYAVGLLMLVLVLVVGDVGKGAQRWLDLGVVRFQPSEAMKLAVPMMVAWVVTRKTLPPSPKNLVYAALVLFVPAFLILKQPDLGTTLLILMSGTLILFLAGFAWKYIGILIAAGAVAAPVLYQFLHPYQQRRIQTLFDPWSDPLGDGYHTIQSMIAIGSGGAQGKGWMEGSQSQLDFIPERHTDFIFSVFSEELGFIGVLMLLTLYVGLTARGLYIAYYTKDTFSRLLAGSLSMTFFFYVFVNIGMVSGLLPVVGVPLPLISYGGTSMVTLMAGFGILMGIHNTRSLVSR, via the coding sequence ATGTTTCGGGTTAAGGTCGATTTACCTTTGTTGTTCGGCTTGTTGATGCTGTGTGGCGGCAGTCTACTGATTCTATGGAGCGCAGGCGGTGAAAATCCACGCATTGTGATGAACCAGGCAATTCGCATGGTGGTGGCCATGATCGGTATGATGGTGATTGCACAAATCCGCACCGATACACTGTTTCGCTGGTCGCCGTATCTGTATGCCGTCGGGTTGCTAATGTTGGTGCTGGTATTGGTGGTCGGCGATGTTGGAAAAGGCGCGCAGCGCTGGCTGGATTTGGGCGTGGTGCGCTTTCAGCCGTCAGAGGCGATGAAATTGGCCGTGCCAATGATGGTGGCCTGGGTGGTGACGCGCAAGACCTTACCACCGTCACCAAAAAATCTAGTTTATGCCGCGCTGGTCCTGTTTGTTCCCGCTTTCTTAATCTTGAAACAGCCAGACTTGGGAACCACCTTACTAATCTTGATGTCCGGCACCTTGATTCTATTTTTGGCCGGCTTCGCATGGAAGTACATAGGTATTTTGATCGCAGCTGGTGCGGTGGCGGCACCCGTGCTATACCAGTTTTTGCATCCGTATCAACAGCGGCGTATCCAGACTTTATTTGATCCTTGGTCCGACCCGCTCGGTGATGGGTATCATACGATTCAGTCTATGATCGCTATCGGCAGCGGCGGCGCACAGGGTAAAGGTTGGATGGAAGGCAGTCAGTCGCAATTAGACTTTATTCCAGAACGCCACACGGATTTTATTTTTTCTGTATTTTCTGAAGAGCTGGGTTTTATCGGTGTGCTGATGCTATTGACTTTATACGTCGGGCTAACGGCACGCGGTTTGTATATTGCGTATTACACTAAAGACACGTTTTCGCGTCTATTGGCGGGCAGTTTGTCAATGACCTTCTTTTTCTATGTTTTCGTTAACATTGGTATGGTTTCCGGCTTATTGCCCGTGGTTGGTGTACCGTTACCTTTAATCAGTTATGGCGGCACCTCCATGGTAACGTTGATGGCTGGGTTTGGCATTTTAATGGGCATTCACAATACACGTAGCTTGGTATCTCGGTAG
- the mrdA gene encoding penicillin-binding protein 2, with the protein MAQEQIQLNDYLRETNLIHARLIALGIFLAVLVLILVARLWYLQIYNFDRFEVLSKDNRVRLVPVPPVRGQIYDREGRVLAENVPVFTLEVAPDKVKDMDALLNDLSKIIEVSPAQINKFRSAVRARPKFEAQVLKLNLSEAEVARFMVNRHRLIGAQVEAKLQRHYPYGPELVHVVGYVGRINQRDLDNIDERAYKGTDYIGKLGIEAEYESHLLGEVGVEQVETNAHGRLIRTLDRNSPVSGDDLYLNIDAELQIKAREYLDGKRGAVIAIEPASGDVLAFVSNPVYDPNKFVNGIDHQSYNQLRDDIDRPLLNRGLSGRYAPGSTIKGLVSMVGLENGWSPSHEVYCNGYFTLKGSSHRYRCWKRQGHGPVSMAESIMQSCDVFYYQLANTLGIDKISPFLKSFGLGDRTGIDLPAEPTGLVPSREWKRERYGVAWYPGDSLNTGIGQGYMLVTPLQLGVMTATLANRGQRVEPRIVGHLAHATGGPAPREVREISGAKLSQVDAKSTHFERIIDAMEAVVHHPRGTARRAGEGAPYTMAGKTGTAQVVGIPQGARYDESKLSEFEKDHALFVAFAPVDDPKIAIAVIVENGGSGSGVAAPVARKVMDYYLLGIDANAPKPEPQEIDEASPDAVSEGQSDVSG; encoded by the coding sequence ATGGCGCAGGAACAAATACAGCTGAATGATTACCTTCGTGAAACCAATTTAATTCACGCACGCTTGATTGCGTTGGGCATTTTTCTGGCGGTGCTGGTGCTCATTTTGGTCGCACGCCTGTGGTATTTACAGATCTATAACTTTGATCGTTTCGAGGTGTTGTCTAAGGATAATCGCGTGCGGCTGGTGCCGGTGCCGCCGGTGCGTGGTCAGATCTATGATCGAGAAGGGCGTGTGTTAGCAGAAAACGTTCCGGTCTTCACGCTTGAGGTTGCACCGGATAAAGTCAAGGACATGGACGCTTTGCTAAATGATTTGAGCAAGATTATTGAAGTATCGCCAGCACAGATCAACAAGTTCCGCAGTGCGGTGCGGGCGCGTCCGAAGTTTGAAGCACAGGTACTGAAACTGAATCTGAGTGAAGCCGAAGTGGCGCGTTTTATGGTCAATCGCCATCGTTTGATCGGTGCGCAGGTCGAAGCCAAGTTACAGCGGCATTATCCGTATGGCCCAGAGCTGGTGCACGTGGTTGGCTATGTCGGTCGGATCAATCAGCGCGATTTAGATAATATTGACGAACGCGCCTATAAAGGGACAGATTACATCGGCAAGCTGGGAATTGAAGCGGAGTACGAATCTCATTTGCTCGGCGAAGTCGGCGTCGAGCAGGTTGAAACCAATGCGCATGGTCGCTTGATCCGCACGCTGGATCGGAATTCGCCTGTATCCGGTGATGATTTGTATCTGAATATTGATGCTGAGCTGCAAATTAAGGCGCGTGAATATCTTGATGGCAAGCGCGGCGCTGTGATCGCGATTGAACCTGCTAGTGGCGATGTGCTGGCCTTTGTCAGTAACCCTGTGTACGACCCAAATAAGTTTGTGAACGGGATCGATCATCAGTCCTACAACCAGTTGCGAGACGATATTGATCGCCCCTTGCTCAATCGTGGTCTCAGTGGCCGGTATGCACCGGGCTCTACCATCAAGGGCTTGGTCTCTATGGTGGGGCTTGAGAATGGCTGGAGTCCGAGTCATGAGGTCTACTGCAACGGCTATTTCACCTTAAAGGGCAGTAGTCATCGCTACCGTTGCTGGAAACGCCAAGGGCATGGCCCGGTGTCAATGGCCGAGTCGATCATGCAATCCTGTGATGTGTTTTATTATCAACTGGCGAATACCCTTGGAATCGATAAAATTTCACCTTTCCTGAAATCCTTTGGGCTCGGGGACCGCACTGGTATTGATTTGCCGGCAGAGCCGACCGGCCTGGTTCCGTCTCGTGAATGGAAACGTGAACGCTACGGAGTGGCTTGGTATCCAGGTGACAGTTTAAACACGGGAATCGGACAAGGTTATATGTTGGTTACGCCGTTGCAACTGGGTGTGATGACGGCCACGTTGGCGAACCGAGGACAACGTGTGGAACCCCGAATCGTCGGCCATTTAGCACACGCCACCGGCGGACCGGCCCCGCGCGAAGTGCGCGAAATTAGTGGTGCAAAACTGAGTCAGGTCGACGCCAAGAGTACGCATTTCGAGCGCATTATTGATGCGATGGAGGCGGTGGTACATCATCCTCGTGGCACCGCTCGGCGTGCTGGTGAGGGCGCGCCCTACACAATGGCGGGTAAAACTGGGACCGCACAAGTCGTCGGTATTCCGCAGGGCGCGCGTTACGATGAAAGCAAGCTCAGCGAGTTCGAAAAAGACCATGCTTTGTTTGTGGCCTTCGCCCCAGTTGATGACCCGAAGATTGCGATTGCCGTGATCGTTGAAAACGGTGGCAGTGGCAGCGGCGTGGCGGCACCGGTCGCCCGCAAAGTAATGGATTATTATTTACTGGGTATTGATGCAAACGCACCTAAACCCGAACCCCAAGAAATTGACGAGGCGTCTCCAGACGCCGTATCGGAGGGTCAGTCTGATGTTTCGGGTTAA